The sequence GATCTCCGTGCGTTCCCACGATGTGTTCGTTTGCCCCAGCTTCACACACCCTGCTCACCCGAGGTTGATTCCACCGCGCCCCGTACAACGACCGACGGACCCGGCCGATGCGGGAGATACCCGTCATCCCGGCCCACGTGTTTCGCGGTCTGGTTCATCTTCCCATGGGCTTTCAGCGGGCGCGGTCTCCCCGCCGACCGCGACCCTCTTGCGTACCTGCGGTTTTGGTCCAAGAGGTCGGGTTCCCTCCCGATGGTCCAAGCCGAGCCGACTCCCGGCAGCGACTCCGATGGCCCCTCCATGGGTCCAGTCCGCGGGGGGACAGGGCCGACACTTCCCTCTAAAGCAGCGAGGCCCGACCCCGGCACGGCGAAACTTCCCCGGCGGTAGGAACTGCCGGCCATCGCAGTGCCCGGCTGTCCTAGCCGAACCAAGGTTTCAACTGCTGTCGGGCCCCGGCCTGTGGCGGGAACACCGTGACGAGGGACCTGGCCGTCCCCTCACAACCGCCCGGGGTCTGCAGCGCGCAGGAAATAGCAACCGAACACGCCCCACGGGGGTTCAGCTGAACCCGAGTCCGGTGCGTGACCGGTGCCGAAAGCGGGCGTGACACGGGCTTCGGGAACCGACGCCGCGGGGTACGCGCCCTTCCACCGGTGGTCCAATGGCGTGGCGGTCGCCGGACCGGACTCAGGGGATCGGCAACGATTCCAACTCCGAGATCCGCTCCCGGAGTCGCGCCGCGTCGGAAGGGGACTGCTGCAGCATCCGCTCGAGCTCTTCCAATTCGTTCCGTGCCTCGGACTCGGCCTGCCGGCGCAGGTCCTCGATGGCAACGGCAACGCGTTCGCGCCATTCCGCCGCCAGCTGCGAAAGGTTCTTTTCCACCTCGTACCGGGCCTTGCGCAGCAGGGAGCGCTGGATCGCGCGCCGGAACAGCGTCATGGGGATGAGCCAGCTGATGGAGGTGAACGCCGGGTCGAAGGCAAAGGCCACGTCCACCGGGGGCGCCCGGGGCTCGTAGACCTCGAGCACAAACTCGCGCTGCGCGAGCGTCACGCCCAGGGCGGCCTTTACGTGCGCGGCCAGGCGATCGTGAAAAGCCTGCAGGGTTCGGGTGAGGTGGGCCCGGGTGTGGTGGAGTGGCGCCAGGAACATTTCCTGCCGGGAATGGGACAATTCGGTGAGTTCGCGGCGCAACCAATCCTGCAGCCAGGTTCGCCAGGCGTCGAACAGGCGGGGCGGGCGCAGTCGGCCCAGCTCTGGTTGGGTCTGGAAGGCGGTGGTGACCTTTGCCTGCAGCGCGGCCTGCGCCGGGCGCAGCGCCGTCTGGTAGGTGTCCAACGCCCGGGCCGATTGTTCGCGCGCAAAGAGGGCCAGCTCCGTTCGGAGGAGCTCGAATTGCCGCCGTTCGTCAGCCAGTTTCTCGCGCAAGGCGGCACGGGCGGATTCCACCTGGGTGGCGGCGGCCAGGGCAAGCTGCAGACTGTTGAGCGCCTGATGGCGAAGGGAGGCCAGCTTGTGTCGCAGTATGGCCGTGCCGGCTTGGTGGCGGTTCTGCCGGAGCGGTTCAAGAAACTCCGCCACCAGGACCGAGCGGGGCCAGGCCAGCTCCGGTTTGATCGAGTAGAAGAACACCGGCAATCCGCCGTCCCACCTCTGCCGCAGCTGTGTCGTGACGAATGCCTGCACTTCGGCCCGCTGGGCCTCGGTCAGCAAATCGGCCTTGGTCAGCAGAAGGGCGATCGTTGGCGTGTGCCGGCGCAATTGGTCCAGCAGGTTCAGGTCGGGTTCTCCAAGGGGCGCGTCGGCGCTGACCGCCACCAGGGCGGCGCCCACGTTCGGCAGCCAGTTCAGCGCCACCTCCGTGTTGTGGGTCAGCGCGCTGCCCAGGCCGGGGGTGTCCACGAATTCCAGCGGTGCCAGGGGCTTCAACTCCGGCAACTCCAGCTCGACCGATGCGACCTGCTTGAGGTTGTGGGGATTCTCGTCTTCGGCCACGTAGTGGCGGATCTGCTCGGGCGGTATGTCCCTGAAGGATCCATCGAGAAAATGGACCCGAACCCGTTCTCTGGGGCCGTGACGCAACCGGGTGATGACCGCCGTCAACGGTATGACGCCGATGGGCAGCACCGCCCGCCCGGCCAAGTGGTTGAGGAACGAGCTCTTGCCCGCCTTGAACCGTCCCAGCACCGCTACCTCCACGCGGGTGCCGGCCCGCAACCGATCGCGGCAGGCAGCCAGCTGGGGCTCCAGACTCTGCAGTCTCAGCTCCCCAACCACACGGGTCAAACCATCGAGAACTTCAGCGGCGTGGTCCATGGGAAATGCTCCCGCGGTTCGAGCGGGTGGTGACTCCGGTTTGACTCCCGCGGGTACCGGGCAGGGTGACCGGCCGACCACCGGCTCTCACCGGCAACGGTTGCAATCACGACGCGGGACTGAGGGCGCGTGACGATTCCAGCCCCCGCAGCACCGATTTCAATGAAAAGAGTTTGCCGGGACATTCGGTATGACCGGGCACGAGTTGTTTGTGCGTGGTGATGGCATCCGGTGTGAGTGCACAGCGTTCCAGCAACGCCTGCAGCAGGGCCTCGAGGCTTTCCACCTGGCGCCTTGTCGGCTTTGCCCGGTTGAAATCCCCCACCAGGCAGATCCCCAGGCTCACCTGGTTGAGTTCTTCGCGGCTCAGATGTCCGCCGGGCAACTGGCGTCGCCATCTCGCGCCCACATGGATCTCGCCGTCGCCCATCCCGTGGCCGTTGCCAATGACAAAATGGTAGGCCAATCCGTTTTCCATACGCCGGACCTGGCGATGGTACGTGTCCATGGCCCGGGGCGAGCCGGAGGTTGTGGCGCTGTGATGAATGACGATGTACCGCCAGCGACCCTTTTGCACGGGAGCGCGTGCGATGGCCTGGCGCACTGCGGCCGGCAACGGAAGGAGAGGTGCGGCCACCGGCCCGGAAGGGATCACCAGCCGTTGCCCGGGATGAATGATGGAATCCAACGTCAGCCCGTTGGCAAGCGCCAGGTCCAGGACGTCCACCCCGTGAGCCCGCGCAATCAAGGTCAGATTGTCGTTCTTGCGCACCACCACGGTTTTCGGCGCCGGCGTCGGATCCGCCGGTTGAGCCCCCTGGGGCAACTTCAACTTCTGCCCGGGCCGAAGGATGTCGTCCAACTCCATGTCATTGAGCTTGGCCAGTTCGGTCACAGACACCCCATACTGCCGGGCAATGCCGCTGAGCGTGTCGCCTTTGCGCACGATGTGGAGGGGTGTGTCAGCCGCGGTGACCGTGCCCGTGGCCGGCACGACGATGCAGAAACAGAGCCACCACGCCCAGGCTCGCAGGTTTGCGCCCGCGGTCCTGCGTCGCGTTCTCCCTCGCATGGTCCCATGAATCGATCCCGGCTGCCCGTTCATCCGCACTCCTGCTCCATGGCTGTTGTCGTGCCGGATCGGCTTTGTCCTCTGCGCGTCGGGACCCGCCCATCCCCGCAGGGATTCGCCCGGTCCGTTGTCATAGGTTTCGCCTATCGCATTGAAAAGGCGGAACGATTTCCCTTCCTCCTGCAAATCTGCTCTGCTGGGAGCCGGCGAGAGGGTCAAGCCCGCAGGGCCACCCCCGCCAGGGCAGTTCAACCAAAACAGAAAACTTGAGGAGACGCAATCGAAGATGAACGCAGAAAGCAAATGTCCATTCCATCAGGGCGCGATTCTGGATGCACCCACCATTCCGGCCGGCATGGGTCCTTCCATCCGGGACTGGTGGCCCCACGCCCTGCCGCTGGAAATCCTGCACCAGCATTCGGAGAAGTCCAATCCAATGGGCAGGGACTTCGATTATGCCCGGGAATTTGAGAGCCTCGATTATTGGGCGCTCAAGAAGGATCTGGCCGCGCTCATGACGCAATCGCAGGACTGGTGGCCGGCCGATTTTGGTCACTACGGGCCGTTGTTCATCCGCATGGCCTGGCATAGTGCCGGTACCTACCGGATTGGCGACGGCCGGGGCGGGGGCGGCCGCGGGCAGCAACGGTTCGCCCCCATCAACAGCTGGCCCGACAATGTCAGTCTGGACAAGGCCCGGCGCCTGCTCTGGCCCATCAAGCAGAAATACGGCCGGAAGATTTCCTGGGCTGATCTGATGATTCTGGCCGGTAACGTGGCACTCGAAACCATGGGGTTCAAACCGCTCGGTTTTGCCGGCGGCCGGGAGGACACCTGGGAGCCCGACCTGGACGTTTACTGGGGTAAGGAAACCAAATGGCTCGAGGACAAGCGCTACGGTGGTGACCGGGAACTCGAAAACCCACTGGCGGCCGTCCAGATGGGCCTCATTTACGTGAATCCGGAGGGACCGAACGGCAACCCCGATCCCCTGGCGGCCGCGCGGGACATTCGGGAGACGTTCCGTCGCATGGCGATGAACGATGAGGAGACGGTGGCCCTCATCGCCGGGGGGCACACGTTCGGGAAATGCCACGGTGCCGGGCCGGCCTCCCATGTGGGGCCGGAACCCGAGGCCGCGCCCCTGGAGCAGCAGGGGCTTGGTTGGAAGAGCACCTTCCGGTCCGGCAAGGGCCCGGACACGATCACCAGCGGGCTGGAGGTCACCTGGACCCAGACGCCCACGCGGTGGAGCCTGTACTACCTTGAGAACCTGTTCAAATACGAGTGGGAGCTGACGAAAAGCCCCGCCGGAGCCTGGCAATGGGTTGCCAAGGACGCGCCGGAGATCATTCCGGACGCTCACGATCCGAACAAGAAACACAAGCCCACCATGCTCACCACGGATCTGGCCCTCCGCTACGACCCGGTGTACGAAAAAATCGCGCGCCGGTACCTGGCCAACCCGGACGAGTTCGCCCGGGCCTTCGCGAAGGCGTGGTTCAAGCTCACGCACCGTGACATGGGCCCTCGTTCACGTTACCTCGGGCCCGAAGTGCCGCAGGAGGAGTTCCTCTGGCAGGATCCCATTCCGCCGGTGGACCACCCGCTGATTGACGAGGCCGACATCGCCCGGCTCAAGCAGCGCCTTCTCAACTCCGGACTGAGCATCCGCGACCTGGTCTATACCGCGTGGTCGGCCGCCTCCACATTCCGCGGGTCCGACAAGCGCGGCGGGGCCAATGGCGCGCGCATCCGGCTGGCACCGCAGAGATTCTGGGAGGCCAACGAACCGGAGCAGCTTGCCCGGGTCCTGGCCGTGCTCGAGCAAATCCAGAGCGAGTTCAATCGTTCCGCCCAGGGCGGTAAGAAGGTTTCGTTGGCCGACCTGATCGTGCTGGGCGGTTGCGCTGCCGTGGAAGAAGCGGCCCGCAAGGCCGGGTACAACGTCACCGTGCCCTTCCACCCCGGACGCACCGACGCCTCCCAGGAGCAAACCGACGTGGAATCGTTCGCCGTGCTCGAGCCCTACGCGGACGGGTTCCGCAATTACCAGAAGAAGGAGTACAGCATTCCGGCCGAATACTTCCTGGTGGACAAGGCGCAGTTGTTGACACTCACCGCGCCGGAAATGACCGTGCTGGTGGGCGGCTTGCGCGTCCTGGGCGCCAACTACAAAAACAGCCCCGATGGCGTGTTTACCCGCCGACCCGGCGTGTTGACCAACGACTTCTTCGTCAACCTGCTGGACATGGGCACGGAATGGAAACGCCTCGATGAACGAGGTAACCGCTTCGAGGGGCGTGACCGCAAGACGGGCGAACTGAAATGGACCGCCACGCGCGTGGACCTGATCTTCGGCGCCGATTCGCGTCTCCGGGCGGTGGCCGAGGTCTACGGCTCGGCCGATGGCGAGGAAAAGTTCGTTCACGACTTCGTGAAGGCCTGGAGCAAGGTCATGCATCTGGACCGGTTCGATCTCAAGCGCAACGGACACCCGCACGCATGACAGCACACACAGCGGCCGGCCGGTGAACCCGGCGGAGTGATGCCGGCCGCTCCATGCCCCGTCACTGCGCCCCGGAGCTTCGCCCCTCCGGGGCGCTGTTTCATGGAAACTCCACGCCTAAGTCACTACCCGCGCGCGTTTGGCGCACGGGCTGGGCCGGGTTGAAGGCGCGGCGCGCTCC is a genomic window of Limisphaera ngatamarikiensis containing:
- a CDS encoding dynamin family protein, producing the protein MDHAAEVLDGLTRVVGELRLQSLEPQLAACRDRLRAGTRVEVAVLGRFKAGKSSFLNHLAGRAVLPIGVIPLTAVITRLRHGPRERVRVHFLDGSFRDIPPEQIRHYVAEDENPHNLKQVASVELELPELKPLAPLEFVDTPGLGSALTHNTEVALNWLPNVGAALVAVSADAPLGEPDLNLLDQLRRHTPTIALLLTKADLLTEAQRAEVQAFVTTQLRQRWDGGLPVFFYSIKPELAWPRSVLVAEFLEPLRQNRHQAGTAILRHKLASLRHQALNSLQLALAAATQVESARAALREKLADERRQFELLRTELALFAREQSARALDTYQTALRPAQAALQAKVTTAFQTQPELGRLRPPRLFDAWRTWLQDWLRRELTELSHSRQEMFLAPLHHTRAHLTRTLQAFHDRLAAHVKAALGVTLAQREFVLEVYEPRAPPVDVAFAFDPAFTSISWLIPMTLFRRAIQRSLLRKARYEVEKNLSQLAAEWRERVAVAIEDLRRQAESEARNELEELERMLQQSPSDAARLRERISELESLPIP
- a CDS encoding peptidoglycan recognition protein family protein; the protein is MRGRTRRRTAGANLRAWAWWLCFCIVVPATGTVTAADTPLHIVRKGDTLSGIARQYGVSVTELAKLNDMELDDILRPGQKLKLPQGAQPADPTPAPKTVVVRKNDNLTLIARAHGVDVLDLALANGLTLDSIIHPGQRLVIPSGPVAAPLLPLPAAVRQAIARAPVQKGRWRYIVIHHSATTSGSPRAMDTYHRQVRRMENGLAYHFVIGNGHGMGDGEIHVGARWRRQLPGGHLSREELNQVSLGICLVGDFNRAKPTRRQVESLEALLQALLERCALTPDAITTHKQLVPGHTECPGKLFSLKSVLRGLESSRALSPAS
- the katG gene encoding catalase/peroxidase HPI; this translates as MNAESKCPFHQGAILDAPTIPAGMGPSIRDWWPHALPLEILHQHSEKSNPMGRDFDYAREFESLDYWALKKDLAALMTQSQDWWPADFGHYGPLFIRMAWHSAGTYRIGDGRGGGGRGQQRFAPINSWPDNVSLDKARRLLWPIKQKYGRKISWADLMILAGNVALETMGFKPLGFAGGREDTWEPDLDVYWGKETKWLEDKRYGGDRELENPLAAVQMGLIYVNPEGPNGNPDPLAAARDIRETFRRMAMNDEETVALIAGGHTFGKCHGAGPASHVGPEPEAAPLEQQGLGWKSTFRSGKGPDTITSGLEVTWTQTPTRWSLYYLENLFKYEWELTKSPAGAWQWVAKDAPEIIPDAHDPNKKHKPTMLTTDLALRYDPVYEKIARRYLANPDEFARAFAKAWFKLTHRDMGPRSRYLGPEVPQEEFLWQDPIPPVDHPLIDEADIARLKQRLLNSGLSIRDLVYTAWSAASTFRGSDKRGGANGARIRLAPQRFWEANEPEQLARVLAVLEQIQSEFNRSAQGGKKVSLADLIVLGGCAAVEEAARKAGYNVTVPFHPGRTDASQEQTDVESFAVLEPYADGFRNYQKKEYSIPAEYFLVDKAQLLTLTAPEMTVLVGGLRVLGANYKNSPDGVFTRRPGVLTNDFFVNLLDMGTEWKRLDERGNRFEGRDRKTGELKWTATRVDLIFGADSRLRAVAEVYGSADGEEKFVHDFVKAWSKVMHLDRFDLKRNGHPHA